One segment of Paenibacillus sp. FSL R7-0337 DNA contains the following:
- a CDS encoding M24 family metallopeptidase translates to MEHLSQYTYVQSIAKDTISQLQGIIKEGITEKEIVYRAEEIMRDKGIHSFWYHGVGAFVHVGKRTIRSESGKEYKPSDTFVRRNDIVTIDLSPEINAFWGDYARTLIVIDGKVIAEDALAHTNNESALEFSHGINAEKDLHNKFIDFVRPGMTFEEVYLYMNEVIQQLGYINLDFSGNLGHTIEFDKDHRKYLESGNKMKLSEGSLFTFEPHIKHKNGLYGFKRENIYYFRDGELLIL, encoded by the coding sequence GTGGAGCATCTGTCACAGTATACTTATGTTCAATCGATCGCAAAAGATACTATAAGTCAATTACAGGGGATAATTAAAGAAGGTATCACAGAAAAGGAAATCGTCTATAGAGCCGAAGAGATTATGAGAGATAAGGGGATTCATAGTTTTTGGTATCACGGTGTAGGGGCATTTGTTCACGTTGGGAAGAGAACAATTAGGTCCGAGTCGGGTAAGGAGTATAAGCCTTCGGATACATTTGTCCGCAGAAATGATATCGTGACTATAGATCTTAGTCCAGAAATTAACGCCTTCTGGGGAGATTATGCACGAACACTAATAGTGATTGATGGAAAAGTAATTGCCGAAGACGCACTTGCACATACCAATAATGAATCTGCACTAGAATTTTCACATGGAATTAACGCCGAAAAGGATCTCCATAACAAATTTATTGATTTTGTAAGACCGGGCATGACTTTTGAAGAAGTCTACTTATATATGAATGAGGTTATCCAACAACTTGGTTACATTAATCTTGATTTTTCCGGAAATTTGGGGCACACCATCGAATTCGATAAAGATCACAGAAAATACTTGGAGTCCGGGAATAAGATGAAGCTTAGTGAAGGATCACTATTTACATTTGAGCCGCATATTAAGCACAAAAATGGATTGTACGGTTTTAAACGGGAGAATATTTATTATTTCCGTGATGGAGAATTACTTATTTTATAA